From Candidatus Methylarchaceae archaeon HK02M2, a single genomic window includes:
- a CDS encoding proteasome assembly chaperone family protein — MEIKIYKEPELKEPYMITGLPGIGYVAKLSVDYLIKELNAELFGELYSKSFPSYVLIKKDGTVELLKNEFYYYKNENLNNDLIIFTGNVQAISPEGQYEVSNEVLDMAEKFKVKKLFALAAYITHKTIKKVHVYGAATEQKLLEELKKYEISSMDAGSITGTNGLLFGLAKLRNIQSICLLSETPGYRTPSGQVLADVKSAQALLKVLSRIVNIKIDMEPLEKEVKLSEEFNRKIEELKRQEVEKMQKDITPPPKDIYA; from the coding sequence ATGGAGATCAAAATCTACAAAGAACCTGAACTTAAGGAGCCGTACATGATTACAGGGCTTCCCGGAATAGGTTATGTTGCAAAACTTTCGGTTGATTACCTTATAAAAGAATTGAATGCAGAACTATTTGGGGAGCTTTATTCTAAATCATTTCCGTCTTATGTTTTAATAAAGAAGGATGGCACAGTTGAACTTCTTAAAAATGAATTTTATTATTATAAAAATGAAAATTTGAATAATGATCTAATAATTTTTACTGGAAATGTACAAGCAATCTCCCCAGAGGGACAGTATGAGGTTTCAAATGAAGTTTTGGACATGGCTGAAAAGTTTAAGGTCAAAAAGCTATTTGCATTAGCAGCGTATATAACCCATAAAACAATAAAAAAAGTACATGTTTACGGAGCTGCTACTGAACAAAAACTACTAGAGGAGTTAAAAAAATATGAAATCTCATCGATGGATGCTGGGAGCATTACCGGTACGAATGGACTACTATTTGGGCTTGCAAAACTTAGGAACATTCAAAGTATCTGTTTATTAAGTGAAACTCCTGGGTACCGTACTCCATCAGGTCAAGTTCTAGCTGATGTAAAATCTGCTCAAGCACTTTTAAAAGTTTTGAGTAGGATCGTAAATATTAAGATTGATATGGAACCTTTAGAAAAAGAAGTTAAACTCTCTGAAGAATTTAATCGAAAAATTGAAGAATTAAAACGTCAGGAGGTTGAAAAGATGCAAAAGGATATTACACCTCCACC